Proteins encoded together in one Bradyrhizobium sp. PSBB068 window:
- a CDS encoding class I SAM-dependent methyltransferase, with product MVATYEAQSQPFTTLFADAAIATLPIGPSSRVLDVATGTGAAALAAARTGADVTAIDFSAGMVARVGAHGLPNIEARQMDGQALDLPDAAFDATVSVFGVMLFPDWRAGLRELARVTRPGGSAAIAVWKSADGAALHLLLAQVIRRLYPDNVTPMPCTGLAELADPGRLSAAVVAAGFSDPVVIEVTHDFKLNVANPADIDKLFAFMPHWSGLDADQSTAVARAFRSEIEQRRVGDVFSIPSTALIATALRR from the coding sequence ATGGTCGCCACCTATGAGGCGCAGTCGCAGCCGTTCACGACGTTGTTCGCCGATGCTGCGATCGCAACACTTCCGATCGGTCCGTCATCCAGGGTACTCGATGTCGCCACTGGCACCGGTGCCGCGGCGCTCGCCGCCGCACGGACCGGCGCCGACGTCACCGCGATCGACTTCTCCGCCGGCATGGTGGCGCGGGTCGGCGCGCACGGCCTTCCCAATATCGAGGCACGGCAGATGGACGGCCAGGCGCTCGATCTGCCCGATGCCGCCTTCGACGCCACAGTCTCGGTGTTCGGCGTGATGCTGTTTCCGGACTGGCGCGCCGGACTGCGCGAGCTGGCGCGGGTGACGCGCCCCGGCGGGTCGGCAGCGATTGCGGTCTGGAAGAGCGCAGACGGCGCCGCCCTGCATCTCTTGCTCGCGCAGGTCATCCGGCGGCTCTATCCGGACAACGTCACGCCGATGCCCTGCACCGGCCTCGCGGAACTCGCCGATCCCGGCCGCCTCTCGGCTGCGGTCGTCGCCGCCGGCTTCTCCGATCCTGTCGTCATTGAAGTCACCCATGACTTCAAGCTCAATGTCGCCAACCCTGCCGACATCGACAAACTGTTCGCGTTCATGCCGCATTGGAGCGGGCTCGATGCGGACCAGAGCACGGCAGTTGCGCGCGCCTTCCGGAGCGAGATCGAGCAACGGCGGGTCGGCGACGTCTTCTCGATTCCTTCCACTGCGCTGATCGCGACAGCCCTGCGCCGATAG
- a CDS encoding ATP-dependent Clp protease adaptor ClpS encodes MHDVFSDDGPVRLFIHDDDETPLEFVQDLLRTVFGKSEQEAIACAALIEANGAIPCGPYPGPVARAIFNSAKWLIRSNGQPLMISTESADASRPCDLCEAPRAVTEILIPGTTTASLCSDCLLAARRSSEDLPGETFRSAYVALDWHFAGVPRNLIVTRARQFPGHMRADVQVAIDKLFTDPIHFFGIHEEYRYETLDFAALMKAGRNAPAIAPPQYRDVDIGEAEPVKCLVNGLWLCRTGELRYAVLLTFYREYNHEPSLRIEIALPAGAAGNAFVQRTFAELETAVHAARSYRGKILSLEDGANYRGRSRGLTVHRLPTVARDDVILPDRTLRLLDRNVLGFVDSRDLLRKLGQSTRKGILLYGPPGTGKTHTIRYLATSLPGHTTLIITAEQVGLLGAYMSLARLLQPTMVVIEDVDLIARDREDMGGPCEESLLNKLLNEMDGLKEDCDILFVLTTNRPEELEGALAGRPGRIDQAIEVPLPDEAGRGKLIRLYGRGLPLVPSVIDAAVQRTEGVSAAFIKELMRRIAQASIARDGGQDVTADDIDGALNEMLFDGGRLNLKLLGGAQGMSAG; translated from the coding sequence ATGCACGACGTGTTCAGCGACGACGGTCCGGTCCGGCTCTTCATTCATGATGACGACGAAACGCCGCTGGAGTTCGTGCAGGACCTGTTGCGTACGGTGTTCGGGAAATCCGAGCAGGAAGCCATTGCCTGCGCCGCCTTGATCGAGGCCAACGGCGCTATTCCCTGCGGCCCCTATCCGGGACCGGTCGCACGGGCCATCTTCAACTCGGCGAAATGGCTGATCCGCTCCAACGGCCAGCCGTTGATGATTAGCACCGAATCCGCCGACGCCAGCCGCCCCTGCGATCTCTGCGAAGCCCCGCGGGCCGTGACGGAGATTCTGATCCCCGGTACGACGACTGCATCGCTGTGCAGCGACTGCCTGCTCGCGGCACGCCGCAGTTCGGAAGACTTGCCGGGCGAGACGTTTCGATCCGCTTACGTTGCGCTCGACTGGCATTTCGCCGGCGTGCCGCGCAACCTGATCGTGACACGGGCGCGACAGTTTCCGGGCCACATGCGCGCCGATGTTCAGGTCGCGATCGACAAGCTGTTCACCGATCCGATCCATTTCTTCGGCATCCATGAGGAATATCGCTACGAGACGCTCGACTTCGCGGCGCTGATGAAGGCTGGCCGCAATGCACCGGCGATCGCGCCGCCGCAATATCGCGATGTCGATATCGGCGAGGCCGAGCCGGTGAAGTGCCTCGTCAATGGACTATGGCTGTGCCGAACCGGCGAGCTGCGCTACGCCGTGCTGCTGACATTCTATCGCGAATACAATCACGAGCCGTCGCTGCGCATTGAGATTGCGTTACCTGCCGGCGCGGCCGGCAATGCTTTCGTGCAACGCACTTTCGCCGAGCTGGAAACGGCCGTGCATGCGGCGCGCTCCTATCGCGGCAAGATCCTGTCGCTGGAGGATGGCGCCAATTATCGCGGACGTTCGCGTGGTCTGACCGTGCATCGCCTGCCGACGGTCGCCCGCGACGACGTGATCCTCCCGGACCGGACGCTGCGGCTGCTCGACCGCAACGTGCTCGGGTTCGTCGACAGCCGCGATCTGCTGCGCAAGCTCGGCCAGTCGACCCGCAAGGGCATCCTGCTCTACGGCCCGCCCGGCACCGGCAAGACCCACACCATTCGCTATCTCGCCACCAGCCTGCCCGGCCACACCACGCTGATCATCACCGCCGAGCAGGTTGGCCTGCTCGGCGCCTATATGAGCCTCGCGCGACTGCTGCAGCCGACCATGGTGGTGATCGAGGATGTCGACCTGATCGCGCGCGACCGCGAGGACATGGGCGGACCGTGCGAGGAATCCCTGCTGAACAAGCTGCTCAACGAAATGGACGGCCTGAAGGAGGATTGCGACATCCTGTTCGTGCTGACCACCAACCGGCCGGAAGAGCTGGAAGGCGCGCTGGCCGGTCGGCCCGGCCGCATCGACCAGGCGATCGAAGTGCCGCTGCCCGACGAGGCAGGCCGCGGCAAGCTGATCCGGCTCTACGGCCGCGGCCTGCCGCTCGTACCGTCCGTCATCGATGCAGCGGTGCAGCGCACCGAAGGCGTCAGCGCCGCCTTCATCAAGGAATTGATGCGCCGTATCGCCCAGGCCAGCATCGCCCGCGACGGTGGCCAGGATGTCACCGCTGACGACATCGACGGCGCACTGAACGAGATGTTGTTCGACGGCGGCCGGCTCAATCTGAAGCTGCTCGGCGGCGCGCAGGGAATGAGCGCGGGGTGA
- a CDS encoding flavin reductase family protein, with protein MTVDAQSFKQAMRHCAGAVALVTVGSETGQRTGLTVTSACSLSDNPPSVLVCVNRNASAHARIREERHFVINFLNEEHALLALTFSGQKGVNGDDRFAFGRWTTGATGAPVLEDAVAAFDCVLSQELETKTHSIFIGEVQHVRAATAVDPLIYLRSGFQSVRNIHDPITLGDVDARRVSWNEFS; from the coding sequence ATGACGGTCGACGCACAGAGTTTCAAGCAGGCGATGCGCCATTGCGCCGGCGCGGTCGCGCTGGTGACGGTCGGCTCGGAGACCGGGCAGCGCACCGGCCTGACGGTGACCTCGGCCTGCTCGCTGTCGGACAATCCGCCCTCGGTTCTGGTCTGCGTCAACCGCAATGCCAGCGCGCACGCGCGCATCCGCGAGGAGCGCCATTTCGTCATCAACTTCCTGAACGAGGAGCACGCGCTGCTGGCGCTGACCTTCTCCGGCCAGAAGGGCGTCAACGGCGACGATCGCTTTGCGTTCGGGCGCTGGACCACCGGCGCGACCGGCGCCCCGGTGCTGGAGGATGCCGTCGCGGCGTTCGACTGCGTCCTGAGCCAGGAGCTGGAAACCAAGACCCACTCGATCTTCATCGGCGAGGTCCAGCATGTCCGCGCCGCGACCGCGGTCGATCCGTTGATCTACCTGCGCTCGGGCTTCCAGAGCGTCCGCAACATCCACGATCCGATCACGCTCGGCGACGTCGACGCGCGGCGCGTGAGCTGGAACGAGTTTTCCTGA
- a CDS encoding Rrf2 family transcriptional regulator — MIRDSRLSSVLHGVLHMIGAGEPVTSEQLAQAMATNPVVVRRVMAGLREQGLVHSEKGHGGGWTLARAPADITLADIYRAVGAPTIVAMGHRSENPGCLVEQAVNDALSGTFREVEALFLKRLNAVTLEALAKDFKRRLAKHKQGLEDQIHATK, encoded by the coding sequence ATGATCCGCGATAGCCGCCTGTCCAGCGTCCTGCACGGCGTGCTCCACATGATCGGGGCGGGCGAGCCGGTCACGTCGGAGCAACTTGCACAGGCGATGGCCACCAACCCGGTGGTGGTGCGCCGCGTGATGGCGGGCCTGCGCGAGCAGGGCCTGGTCCATTCGGAGAAAGGCCATGGCGGCGGCTGGACACTGGCGCGCGCGCCCGCCGACATCACGCTGGCGGACATCTATCGCGCGGTCGGCGCGCCGACGATCGTTGCGATGGGCCACCGGTCGGAAAATCCCGGCTGCCTGGTCGAACAGGCGGTCAACGACGCGCTCTCCGGCACGTTTCGCGAGGTCGAGGCGCTGTTCCTGAAACGGCTCAATGCGGTGACGCTCGAAGCGCTCGCGAAGGATTTCAAGCGCCGGCTCGCCAAACACAAACAAGGCCTCGAGGACCAGATCCATGCAACAAAATGA
- a CDS encoding DUF3597 domain-containing protein: protein MSIFGSIMGAIFGHGAQAKTAEITTTAAPGTASASTSPASTSAAPGTPAAQTVDVAAIVDKAAAATGEKLDWRTSIVDLMKALGLDSSLAARKELAKELHYTGDTNNTATMNVWLHQQVMAKLAANGGKLPADIKT from the coding sequence ATGAGCATTTTCGGAAGCATCATGGGTGCAATCTTCGGCCATGGCGCACAAGCCAAGACGGCTGAGATCACAACGACGGCCGCGCCCGGCACGGCATCGGCATCAACATCGCCAGCTTCCACCTCGGCGGCGCCAGGGACGCCGGCGGCGCAAACGGTCGATGTCGCTGCGATCGTCGACAAGGCGGCGGCGGCCACCGGCGAGAAGCTCGACTGGCGCACCTCGATCGTCGACCTGATGAAGGCGCTCGGCCTCGACTCGAGCCTTGCGGCGCGCAAGGAGCTCGCGAAGGAGCTGCACTACACCGGCGATACCAACAACACCGCCACCATGAATGTCTGGCTGCATCAGCAGGTGATGGCCAAGCTCGCCGCCAATGGCGGCAAGCTGCCGGCCGACATCAAGACCTGA
- a CDS encoding LLM class flavin-dependent oxidoreductase — MELGYFTMPSHPPECGLKEGHDWDLQTLRWLDELGYQEAWIGEHHTAPWEPHPSPDLLVAQALLQTKNIRIGPGGFLLPYHHPAELANRVAMLDHLSNGRLNFGVAASGLPSDWAMFNVDGMSGQNRDMTREALEIILKMWSEPGPWTHKGKYWTVNKPDTMFDFLKPHIKPLQGPHPPIGVAGLSKNSDTLKLAGERGFIPMSLNLNPAYVGSHWDSVEAGAAKTGRKPSRRDWRLVREVFVADTDEEAWKLSTGDMMGRMMGEYFLPLLGHFGFKDYLKHAPDVPDSDVTVEYCARRNWIVGSPKTVTEKIEQIYREVGGFGVLCVFGFDYKHKPEAWRHSLDLLKNEVMPRLKHLGAEFEKAA, encoded by the coding sequence ATGGAGCTTGGCTACTTCACCATGCCCTCGCACCCGCCGGAGTGCGGATTGAAGGAGGGCCACGACTGGGACCTGCAGACCCTGCGCTGGCTCGACGAGCTCGGCTATCAGGAGGCCTGGATCGGCGAGCATCACACCGCGCCCTGGGAGCCGCACCCGTCGCCCGATCTGCTGGTGGCGCAGGCGCTGTTGCAGACCAAGAACATCCGCATCGGGCCCGGCGGCTTCCTCTTGCCGTATCATCATCCTGCCGAGCTCGCCAACCGCGTCGCGATGCTCGACCACCTCTCGAATGGACGGCTCAATTTCGGCGTCGCTGCCTCCGGCCTGCCGAGCGACTGGGCGATGTTCAATGTCGACGGCATGTCCGGGCAGAACCGCGACATGACCCGGGAAGCGCTCGAGATCATCCTGAAGATGTGGTCCGAGCCCGGACCGTGGACGCACAAGGGCAAGTACTGGACAGTGAACAAGCCGGACACGATGTTCGACTTCCTCAAACCCCACATCAAGCCGTTGCAGGGCCCGCATCCGCCGATCGGCGTCGCCGGCCTGTCGAAGAACTCGGACACGCTGAAGCTCGCCGGCGAGCGCGGCTTCATCCCGATGAGCCTCAACCTCAACCCGGCCTATGTCGGCAGCCACTGGGATTCGGTGGAAGCCGGTGCTGCCAAGACCGGCCGCAAGCCGAGCCGCAGGGATTGGCGGCTGGTGCGCGAGGTGTTCGTGGCTGATACCGACGAGGAGGCATGGAAGCTCTCGACCGGCGACATGATGGGCCGGATGATGGGCGAGTACTTCCTGCCTCTGCTCGGCCATTTCGGCTTCAAGGACTATCTGAAGCACGCGCCTGACGTTCCCGACAGCGACGTCACCGTCGAATATTGCGCGCGCCGGAATTGGATCGTCGGCTCGCCCAAGACGGTCACCGAGAAGATCGAGCAGATCTACCGGGAGGTCGGCGGCTTCGGCGTGCTCTGTGTGTTCGGCTTCGACTACAAGCACAAGCCGGAGGCCTGGCGGCACTCGCTGGACCTGCTCAAGAACGAGGTAATGCCGCGGCTGAAGCATCTCGGCGCCGAGTTCGAGAAGGCCGCATGA
- the dapD gene encoding 2,3,4,5-tetrahydropyridine-2,6-dicarboxylate N-succinyltransferase, with protein MEGWSDVKETHHEGLGAEGYGVATVADNGTVLDTWFPAPRRGNPAGPSGSTVLTAEQARAALDPRAAACLHADARRAVSVIPVKTVIDDLAQPPHDAHDVYLRLHLLSHRLIRPHGANLDGLFGILANVAWTSMGPCLPEQIEALRWAARASSSTLDVRSIDKLPRMTDYVAPDGIRIADANRVRLGAYLGRGTTVLHEGFCNFNAGTLGTSMVEGRISAGVVVGDGTDVGGGASIMGTLSGGGKQVVSIGERCLLGANSGTGIALGDDCIVEAGCYVTAGTLVRQRSGEVVKALELSGKPNILFRRHSQTGAIEAIPRNTSWGSLNPALHAVT; from the coding sequence ATGGAAGGATGGTCTGACGTGAAGGAAACTCACCACGAAGGGCTGGGCGCGGAAGGATATGGCGTGGCCACCGTCGCGGACAATGGCACTGTCCTTGACACCTGGTTCCCGGCGCCCAGGCGCGGCAATCCGGCCGGCCCATCAGGGTCAACGGTTCTCACAGCCGAGCAGGCCCGCGCTGCCCTGGATCCGAGAGCAGCGGCGTGTCTGCACGCTGACGCCCGCCGTGCCGTTTCCGTGATCCCGGTCAAGACCGTCATCGATGATCTGGCGCAACCCCCACATGATGCCCATGACGTCTATCTGCGGCTTCATCTGCTGAGTCACCGCCTGATCCGGCCGCACGGCGCCAATCTGGATGGACTGTTCGGTATCCTCGCAAATGTTGCCTGGACGTCGATGGGGCCATGCTTGCCCGAGCAGATTGAAGCGCTTCGCTGGGCCGCTCGCGCATCATCCTCCACCCTGGACGTCCGCAGCATCGACAAGCTGCCACGGATGACCGACTACGTGGCGCCGGACGGCATCCGTATCGCCGATGCCAATCGCGTGCGACTGGGTGCCTATCTCGGCCGCGGAACGACCGTGCTCCATGAGGGGTTCTGCAACTTCAACGCCGGGACTTTGGGGACCTCGATGGTGGAGGGACGCATCAGTGCGGGCGTCGTGGTTGGCGACGGCACGGATGTGGGTGGCGGCGCATCGATCATGGGCACCCTTTCAGGTGGCGGCAAGCAGGTCGTGTCGATCGGCGAGCGCTGTCTGCTCGGCGCCAATTCCGGCACCGGCATCGCGCTTGGCGACGATTGTATTGTCGAGGCCGGTTGCTACGTCACCGCCGGCACGCTCGTCCGCCAGCGATCGGGAGAGGTCGTCAAGGCGCTCGAGCTATCCGGCAAGCCTAATATCCTGTTTCGACGCCACTCGCAGACAGGGGCGATCGAAGCGATCCCTCGCAACACATCCTGGGGCAGCCTGAACCCAGCCCTTCATGCCGTCACTTGA
- a CDS encoding mechanosensitive ion channel yields MSHRLRFAILLVFTLLISPALAQPGAKPASPQPVTSDTLTPEQAKRALETLQDDKKRGEIINTLRAIAKASPQAAAQPVAAEPVPEQHSPIPLTADSLGAQLLLMVSEQVGEMSREVADVARTLTNFPSFYYWFLRTANDPAAYGLLIDIAWKLALVFGCALLVEWVVFRLIKRPVAFLEQRLPQTARVPAQALASADPPSSVADVTPEPELHRRRLSLARAWQSVIRLPFVLGRLVLELLPVVVFVSVATALLGTEIGDQSTTRLVILAVVNAYALSRALICAVRALAGPFGLFRVRAETAAYIEIWARRIVAVGVSGICFANVALLLGLHRAGYAALLRLVMLIVHLFVVVIILQCRRQVADVIRAPADRTGLAARTRNRLASLWHVLAIALDLALWAVWALNIRNGYSLLLQYFVGTVAVLLVTRLVTMVVLSLIDRGFRISPDLMQRFPGLETRANRYLPLLRKVVTAVIAVIGFVALLEVWGVDAIVWFYGGQIGSRLISAVMTIGIAALAAAVIWEGANALMDRQVDTLSREGHYARAARLRTFQPMLRTALFCMIVAVVGLTALSEIGVNVAPLLAGAGIVGIAIGFGSQKLVQDLITGLFLLIENTVQVGDTVTVSGLSGVVENVSIRTMRLRAGDGSVHVVPFSAVTTITNASRGAGNAAVSVNVSYKEDTDRAGEVLKDIVAGMRQETTYRALIRGDLELWGVDKVDGSVVTIVGQIRCTDGGRWSVQREFNRRMKRRFQEEGIEIASMGQTILMQIPAPSEPDTNTMPRRAAG; encoded by the coding sequence GTGTCGCACAGACTCCGTTTTGCGATTCTTCTCGTCTTCACTCTGCTCATCTCTCCCGCACTGGCGCAGCCGGGCGCCAAGCCGGCTTCGCCGCAGCCCGTTACCAGCGACACGCTGACGCCTGAGCAAGCCAAGCGCGCGCTCGAGACGTTGCAGGACGACAAGAAGCGCGGCGAGATCATCAACACGCTGCGCGCCATCGCCAAGGCCTCGCCGCAGGCTGCTGCCCAGCCGGTGGCTGCGGAGCCTGTGCCCGAGCAGCATTCGCCGATCCCGCTCACCGCGGACAGTCTCGGCGCGCAGCTCCTGCTGATGGTGTCCGAACAGGTCGGCGAGATGTCGCGCGAGGTTGCCGATGTCGCGCGCACGCTGACCAACTTTCCGTCGTTCTACTACTGGTTCCTGCGCACCGCGAATGATCCGGCTGCCTATGGCCTGCTGATCGATATCGCCTGGAAGCTGGCGCTGGTGTTCGGCTGCGCGCTGCTTGTCGAGTGGGTGGTGTTCCGCCTCATCAAGCGGCCGGTGGCGTTCCTGGAGCAGCGATTGCCGCAGACGGCGCGGGTGCCGGCGCAGGCGCTCGCCAGCGCCGATCCGCCGTCGTCGGTCGCCGACGTCACGCCGGAGCCCGAGCTGCATCGCCGCCGGCTCAGCCTGGCGCGGGCCTGGCAGTCGGTGATCCGGCTGCCCTTCGTGCTCGGGCGCCTCGTGCTCGAGCTGTTGCCGGTCGTGGTCTTTGTCAGCGTCGCCACCGCGCTGCTCGGCACCGAGATCGGCGACCAGTCGACCACCCGGCTCGTGATCCTTGCGGTCGTCAATGCCTATGCGCTCTCGCGGGCGCTGATCTGTGCGGTGCGGGCGCTGGCCGGTCCGTTCGGCCTGTTCCGCGTCCGGGCCGAAACCGCGGCCTATATCGAGATCTGGGCGCGACGCATTGTAGCGGTCGGCGTATCGGGCATCTGCTTTGCCAATGTCGCGTTGCTGCTCGGGCTGCATCGCGCCGGCTATGCCGCGCTGCTGCGGCTCGTGATGCTGATCGTGCATCTGTTCGTTGTCGTCATCATTCTGCAGTGTCGCCGGCAGGTCGCCGATGTCATCCGCGCCCCGGCCGATCGCACCGGGCTTGCGGCGCGGACGCGCAACCGTCTCGCCTCGCTCTGGCATGTGCTGGCGATCGCGCTCGACCTCGCGCTATGGGCGGTGTGGGCGCTCAACATCCGCAACGGCTATTCGCTGCTGCTGCAATATTTCGTCGGCACCGTCGCGGTGCTGCTGGTCACCCGCCTCGTCACCATGGTGGTGCTGAGCCTGATCGATCGCGGCTTCCGCATCAGCCCGGACCTGATGCAGCGCTTCCCGGGGCTGGAGACCCGCGCCAACCGCTATCTGCCGCTGCTGCGCAAGGTGGTCACGGCGGTGATTGCCGTGATCGGTTTCGTCGCGCTGCTCGAGGTCTGGGGCGTCGATGCCATCGTCTGGTTCTATGGCGGCCAGATCGGCTCCCGGCTGATCTCGGCGGTGATGACGATCGGCATCGCCGCGCTTGCCGCGGCCGTGATCTGGGAAGGCGCCAATGCGCTGATGGATCGCCAGGTCGACACGCTGTCGCGCGAGGGGCATTACGCCCGCGCGGCGCGCCTGCGCACCTTCCAGCCGATGCTGCGCACCGCGCTGTTCTGCATGATCGTTGCGGTGGTCGGGCTCACCGCGCTCAGCGAGATCGGCGTCAATGTCGCGCCGCTGCTCGCCGGCGCCGGCATCGTCGGCATCGCGATCGGCTTCGGCTCGCAGAAGCTGGTGCAGGACCTGATCACCGGGCTGTTCCTCCTGATCGAGAACACCGTGCAGGTCGGCGACACCGTCACGGTGTCGGGCCTCTCGGGCGTGGTTGAGAACGTCTCGATCCGCACCATGCGGCTGCGTGCCGGCGACGGCTCCGTGCATGTCGTGCCGTTCAGCGCGGTGACCACGATCACCAATGCCAGCCGCGGCGCCGGCAATGCCGCGGTCAGCGTCAACGTGTCCTACAAGGAGGACACCGACCGCGCCGGCGAGGTGCTGAAGGACATCGTGGCGGGGATGCGCCAGGAGACCACGTATCGCGCGCTGATCCGCGGCGACCTCGAATTGTGGGGCGTCGACAAGGTCGACGGCTCGGTCGTCACCATCGTTGGCCAGATCCGTTGCACCGATGGCGGCCGCTGGTCGGTGCAGCGCGAGTTCAACCGCCGCATGAAGCGCCGCTTCCAGGAGGAGGGCATCGAGATCGCCTCGATGGGCCAGACCATCCTGATGCAGATCCCGGCGCCCTCCGAGCCCGATACCAACACGATGCCGCGCCGCGCGGCTGGCTGA
- a CDS encoding tetratricopeptide repeat protein, producing the protein MGKVAIDRMLLDAVAHYGAGRAMEAGTLCGDILSADPDHIPALHLSAVIAFVTDRAAEGAVLLNRVFSLDPQHGPAFGTLGDALAVKGEHEGAVAAFQRGVMLRPKDAGLHIKLGVALCDLSRFDEAEAAFRRAIALDGGLTRARFNLAVALAGQQRPVEAEQAYREVIARDPAYRGVWLNLGNALTDQKKHDAAVTAYRRGLGLDPDNPGLHGGLGAALYRLGRLEDAILHYRRATALDPGNLAPQRLLAMVLHERGEREEAVRLYRQLSARDPSDHVILNNLGACLFELGQVDEAIACAELALALKPDYAAAHTNLGIIFEAQNLVEAAVAAHRRAIEIEPLYAKGHANLAVALRNAGDIDAAIVSSRRAITLDPEQPLAHYNHAHFLLMNGEFEEGFEEYQWRRKTRMLSDGDPVFDEPEWQGEPLAGRTLLLFAEYGLGDVINFVRYVPMLMGKGGRIMLQVQPALVALLRPMLPGVVVFARGEPLPPFDLQLPLLSLPRIFRTTVETIPAATSYLQADAGKLARWRDALSGVSALKVGVVWAGNPRHKGDRQRSLPADAVLPRLVTPGVQLYSLQKEPRPDDAPVLRRLGADIVDLAPTLGDFADTAAAVCALDLVIAVDTSVAHLAGALGRPVWMLCPYALDWRWLRDRADTPWYPTMRLFRQDRPQAWDRVLARMSDELARVAAGERELLLPPRLAR; encoded by the coding sequence ATGGGCAAGGTGGCGATTGATCGGATGTTGCTGGATGCGGTGGCGCATTACGGCGCGGGGCGCGCGATGGAGGCCGGCACGCTGTGCGGCGACATCCTCTCCGCCGATCCCGACCATATTCCGGCGCTGCATCTGTCCGCCGTCATCGCCTTCGTGACCGATCGCGCCGCGGAAGGCGCAGTGCTGCTGAACCGGGTGTTCAGCCTCGATCCGCAGCATGGACCGGCGTTCGGCACGCTCGGCGATGCGCTCGCCGTGAAGGGCGAGCACGAAGGCGCAGTGGCGGCGTTTCAGCGCGGCGTGATGCTGCGGCCGAAGGATGCCGGCCTGCACATCAAGCTCGGCGTGGCGTTGTGCGACCTGTCGCGCTTCGACGAGGCCGAGGCGGCGTTCCGCCGCGCCATCGCGCTCGACGGCGGCCTGACGCGGGCGCGGTTCAACCTTGCCGTTGCCCTGGCCGGGCAGCAGCGGCCGGTCGAGGCGGAGCAAGCCTATCGTGAGGTGATCGCGCGCGATCCGGCCTATCGCGGCGTCTGGCTCAATCTCGGCAATGCGCTCACCGATCAGAAAAAGCACGACGCTGCCGTCACCGCCTATCGCCGCGGGCTTGGCTTGGATCCCGACAATCCCGGGCTGCATGGCGGCCTTGGCGCGGCGCTCTACCGCCTGGGCCGGCTCGAGGACGCGATCCTGCACTACCGGCGCGCAACGGCGCTCGATCCGGGCAACCTCGCGCCGCAGCGCCTGCTTGCCATGGTGCTGCACGAACGCGGCGAGCGCGAGGAGGCGGTCCGTCTCTACCGGCAGCTCTCGGCCCGCGATCCCTCCGATCACGTCATCCTCAACAATCTCGGGGCCTGCCTGTTCGAGCTTGGGCAAGTCGACGAGGCGATCGCCTGCGCCGAGCTCGCGCTGGCGCTCAAGCCGGATTACGCTGCCGCGCACACCAATCTCGGAATCATCTTCGAGGCGCAGAATCTGGTCGAGGCTGCGGTCGCGGCGCATCGGCGCGCCATCGAGATCGAACCGCTCTATGCCAAGGGGCACGCCAATCTGGCGGTCGCGCTGCGCAATGCCGGCGACATCGATGCGGCGATCGTGTCTTCGCGCCGGGCCATCACGCTCGATCCCGAACAGCCGTTGGCGCACTACAACCACGCGCATTTCCTGCTGATGAACGGCGAGTTCGAGGAGGGCTTTGAAGAGTATCAGTGGCGCCGCAAGACCAGGATGCTGAGCGATGGCGATCCCGTGTTCGACGAGCCGGAATGGCAGGGCGAGCCGCTGGCGGGACGAACGCTGCTGCTGTTCGCCGAATACGGGCTCGGCGACGTCATCAATTTCGTCCGCTACGTTCCGATGCTGATGGGCAAAGGCGGCCGGATCATGCTCCAGGTGCAGCCGGCGCTGGTCGCGCTGCTGCGGCCGATGCTGCCCGGTGTCGTGGTGTTTGCCCGCGGCGAGCCATTGCCGCCGTTCGATCTGCAATTGCCGCTGCTCAGCCTGCCGCGGATCTTCCGCACCACCGTCGAGACCATTCCGGCGGCGACATCCTATCTGCAGGCGGATGCCGGCAAGCTTGCCCGCTGGCGCGACGCGCTCAGCGGCGTGTCCGCGCTGAAGGTCGGCGTGGTCTGGGCCGGCAATCCCAGGCACAAGGGCGACCGCCAGCGCTCGCTGCCGGCGGACGCCGTGCTGCCGCGGCTGGTCACGCCTGGTGTCCAGCTCTACAGCCTGCAGAAAGAGCCGCGACCGGACGATGCGCCGGTGCTGCGGCGACTCGGCGCCGATATCGTCGACCTCGCGCCGACGCTCGGCGATTTCGCCGACACCGCGGCGGCGGTCTGCGCGCTCGATCTCGTCATCGCCGTCGACACCTCGGTGGCGCATCTCGCCGGCGCGCTCGGGCGCCCGGTCTGGATGCTGTGTCCCTATGCGCTCGACTGGCGCTGGCTGCGCGATCGCGCCGACACGCCCTGGTATCCGACCATGCGGCTGTTCCGCCAGGACAGACCGCAGGCCTGGGACCGCGTGCTGGCGCGGATGTCGGATGAACTCGCGCGCGTTGCCGCCGGCGAGCGCGAGTTGCTGCTGCCGCCTCGTTTGGCGCGTTGA